The following proteins come from a genomic window of Deinococcus sp. KSM4-11:
- a CDS encoding endo alpha-1,4 polygalactosaminidase, translated as MPTLRHPQTYLVPPLDDREDPARHRSLAVYYGPELVPALTRYRRVVVQPGHFWPERVARLQARGVEVLAYLSLGEDDGGPAPWTSDDIHPEWQTRRVNVRHPAWREHIHAQVERHTKVFDGFLLDTLDSAASDPYQKRAMIRLVRQIRQWSGSGYLLANRGFDLLERLRGCVDGVLIESFSTTWQGGYHAFHGHELAYTEGLLDLARRLKLDAYALDYADTPALRRFARRRATRLGVSTFISNRDLTQI; from the coding sequence ATGCCCACACTCCGGCATCCCCAGACGTACCTGGTTCCGCCGCTGGATGACCGCGAGGATCCGGCCAGGCACCGGTCGCTGGCGGTGTACTACGGGCCGGAACTCGTCCCGGCCCTCACCCGCTACCGGCGTGTGGTGGTGCAGCCCGGCCACTTCTGGCCGGAACGGGTGGCGCGACTCCAGGCGCGTGGCGTGGAGGTGCTCGCCTACCTGAGCCTGGGAGAAGACGACGGTGGCCCCGCTCCGTGGACCAGTGATGACATTCACCCGGAGTGGCAGACCCGCCGGGTGAATGTCCGGCACCCCGCGTGGCGCGAACATATCCACGCGCAGGTGGAACGCCACACCAAGGTCTTCGACGGCTTCCTGCTGGACACCTTGGACAGTGCCGCGTCCGACCCGTATCAGAAACGCGCCATGATCCGGCTCGTGCGGCAGATCCGGCAATGGTCAGGCAGCGGGTATCTGCTCGCCAACCGGGGCTTCGACCTGCTCGAACGCCTGCGCGGCTGCGTGGACGGCGTTCTGATCGAATCGTTCTCGACCACGTGGCAGGGCGGGTACCACGCCTTTCACGGACACGAACTCGCCTACACCGAAGGGCTCCTCGATCTGGCGCGGCGGCTGAAACTCGATGCCTACGCGCTCGACTACGCCGACACCCCGGCGCTGCGGCGCTTCGCCCGGCGTCGGGCCACCCGGCTGGGAGTGTCCACCTTCATCAGCAACCGCGATCTGACCCAGATTTAA
- a CDS encoding NAD(P)-dependent oxidoreductase produces the protein MKRVLLLGATGFIGRAIVRELGDHPDLQTHLGPRHAEVDLATASADDWDAVLGMDPDVVVNAAGATVGDDEALFTQNAELVGRLIEALERRPRRPWLVHLGSAAEYGLTEPDVPVSEHALASPQSSYGMSKLAGTQRVRQACEGGQLRGVVLRVFNPVGAGQSGATLPGRAAELIRSAASQNTPSVTFGSLDTRRDYVALRDVASAAVFAARLERSPLLLNVGSGVARPSRDIVRGLARLADYHGEVTETAPASQRSAAVAWQQANLERIRALGWAPRFTLDEALLDLWYGDTPAPAAWGREENRHEAIQS, from the coding sequence ATGAAACGCGTGCTGCTGCTCGGGGCCACCGGCTTTATCGGGCGGGCCATCGTCCGTGAGCTGGGTGATCACCCGGATCTGCAGACGCACCTGGGGCCGCGCCATGCTGAAGTGGATCTGGCGACAGCCAGCGCCGACGACTGGGACGCGGTGCTCGGGATGGATCCGGACGTGGTCGTCAACGCAGCCGGAGCCACGGTGGGCGACGATGAGGCGCTGTTTACGCAGAATGCCGAGCTCGTGGGCCGCCTGATCGAGGCCCTGGAACGTCGTCCACGGCGGCCATGGCTGGTGCACCTGGGCTCTGCCGCCGAATACGGCCTGACCGAGCCGGACGTGCCCGTCAGCGAGCACGCGCTGGCTTCCCCACAGAGCAGCTACGGCATGAGCAAACTGGCGGGAACCCAACGCGTCCGTCAGGCCTGCGAGGGCGGTCAGCTGCGTGGCGTGGTGCTGCGGGTCTTCAACCCGGTCGGGGCCGGTCAGAGTGGGGCCACGCTGCCGGGCCGGGCGGCTGAACTGATCCGTTCGGCTGCCAGCCAGAACACGCCCAGCGTGACCTTCGGGTCGCTGGACACCCGCCGAGACTACGTGGCCCTGCGGGACGTGGCCAGCGCCGCGGTGTTCGCCGCCCGCCTGGAGCGCAGCCCGCTGCTGCTGAACGTCGGATCCGGGGTGGCCCGGCCGTCCCGCGACATTGTCCGGGGCCTGGCGCGGCTGGCCGATTACCACGGCGAGGTCACCGAGACCGCGCCCGCGTCGCAGCGGTCGGCCGCCGTGGCATGGCAGCAGGCCAACCTGGAACGCATCCGCGCGCTGGGCTGGGCGCCCCGCTTCACGCTGGACGAGGCCCTGCTCGATCTCTGGTATGGAGACACCCCTGCACCGGCGGCCTGGGGCCGTGAGGAGAACCGTCATGAAGCGATCCAAAGTTAA
- a CDS encoding sugar phosphate nucleotidyltransferase produces the protein MHAVVMAGGKGTRLRPYTTCVPKPLVPIGDRYSILEVVFHQLAHCGFTHVTLAIGHMGHLIRSFVGDGSRWGIQVDYLDEVTPLGTIGPMLGALDRLPEHFLVMNGDVLTDLDYGTLLRDHVASGAPVTVATYPREVRSEFGVLDIQGGNIVQFREKPVFDFMVSMGIYGFTRSTLARYPAGQPFGFDQLILDLLSRGERPASYAFRGYWLDIGRPDDYDRANEEFAKYIDLLMPGLHDQTPEQPTIPLETFGAQAVQ, from the coding sequence ATGCACGCAGTAGTCATGGCTGGAGGCAAAGGAACCCGTCTGCGCCCCTACACCACCTGTGTTCCCAAACCGCTCGTGCCGATTGGCGACCGCTACTCCATCCTGGAGGTCGTGTTCCACCAGCTCGCGCACTGCGGCTTCACGCACGTCACCCTGGCCATCGGACACATGGGGCATCTGATCCGGTCGTTCGTCGGAGACGGCAGCCGCTGGGGCATTCAGGTCGATTACCTCGATGAAGTCACGCCGCTGGGTACCATCGGTCCCATGCTGGGCGCTCTGGATCGCCTGCCGGAACACTTCCTGGTCATGAACGGCGACGTGCTCACGGATCTCGACTACGGCACGTTGCTGCGTGACCACGTGGCGTCCGGCGCGCCCGTCACCGTCGCCACCTACCCGCGCGAGGTTCGCAGCGAATTCGGTGTGCTGGACATCCAGGGCGGCAACATCGTGCAATTCCGGGAAAAACCGGTTTTCGACTTCATGGTCAGCATGGGCATCTACGGCTTCACGCGTTCCACGCTGGCCCGGTACCCGGCCGGGCAGCCCTTCGGCTTCGACCAGCTGATCCTCGACCTGCTCTCCCGGGGTGAACGGCCCGCCAGCTACGCCTTCCGGGGTTACTGGCTGGACATCGGCCGGCCCGACGATTACGACCGCGCCAACGAGGAATTCGCGAAGTACATTGACCTGCTGATGCCCGGCCTGCACGACCAGACGCCCGAGCAGCCGACCATTCCCCTCGAGACCTTCGGAGCGCAGGCCGTCCAATGA
- a CDS encoding GDP-mannose 4,6-dehydratase, with product MKPLVAVTGAEGFIGSHLVEALVRAGFRVRAMVLYNSFGSWGWLEHLPPDIMADVEVILGDVRDPLSVRECLRDAEVVYHLAALIAIPYSYQAPHSYVQTNVIGTLNVLEAVRDLGTPRLIHTSTSEVYGTARQVPIQETHPLQAQSPYAASKVGADKLVESYHLSFGLPVVTLRPFNTFGPRQSARAVIPTVISQIAARQDVIKVGSLKPTRDFNYVADTAQSFLAVGTAPAPKVLGRTLNTGTGVEVSVGALVEAIADVMGARVEVQQEAARMRPDASEVMRLISDSSELRQLTGWQPAYTLHTGLERTSEWFLNPANLAHYRPGQYAI from the coding sequence ATGAAACCACTGGTCGCAGTCACAGGCGCAGAGGGATTTATCGGGTCACATCTGGTCGAGGCCCTGGTTCGGGCCGGCTTCCGGGTTCGGGCCATGGTGCTGTACAACTCGTTCGGTTCGTGGGGCTGGCTGGAACACCTGCCGCCGGACATCATGGCCGACGTCGAGGTCATCCTGGGCGACGTGCGCGATCCACTGTCCGTGCGCGAATGCCTGCGGGACGCGGAGGTCGTGTACCACCTGGCGGCCCTGATTGCCATTCCGTACTCCTACCAGGCGCCACATTCCTACGTGCAGACGAACGTGATCGGCACCCTGAACGTGCTGGAGGCCGTCCGTGACCTGGGCACGCCGCGCCTGATCCACACGTCGACCAGTGAGGTGTACGGCACGGCCCGGCAGGTGCCCATCCAGGAAACGCACCCCCTGCAGGCCCAGTCGCCGTACGCGGCGTCGAAAGTGGGGGCCGACAAGCTCGTGGAGAGCTACCACCTGAGTTTCGGCCTGCCCGTCGTGACGCTGCGGCCCTTCAACACCTTTGGACCCAGACAATCGGCGCGCGCCGTGATCCCCACGGTCATCTCGCAGATCGCCGCGCGCCAGGACGTGATCAAGGTCGGTTCCCTGAAACCCACGCGGGACTTCAACTACGTCGCGGATACGGCGCAGTCCTTCCTGGCGGTGGGCACCGCCCCGGCACCGAAGGTGCTGGGCCGCACCCTGAACACCGGCACCGGCGTCGAGGTGTCGGTGGGCGCGCTGGTCGAGGCGATCGCGGACGTCATGGGCGCGCGGGTCGAAGTGCAGCAGGAGGCCGCGCGGATGCGCCCGGACGCCTCCGAGGTGATGCGACTGATCAGCGACAGCAGCGAACTGCGGCAGCTGACCGGCTGGCAGCCCGCCTACACGCTACACACCGGCCTGGAACGCACGAGCGAGTGGTTCCTGAACCCGGCGAACCTGGCCCACTATCGCCCCGGCCAGTACGCCATCTGA
- the pelF gene encoding GT4 family glycosyltransferase PelF, with product MRIALLCEGTYPHMQGGVSVWCEQLIAGLPEHAFDVYAITGMPMDARALNLPANVTSVVNVPLWADQPAAPRGWVRSTDLHEGYGQLLYSLFMASNRPGMFLSALRRLFEYAQRGSLSRGLDTGKKAAQLFEMWRVSAGDRTTDAKRADGLLLKPTLADALQAHVWLEHFLRPLSCRPPVASVCHATSGGLSPLVAFASKWRHGTPFVLTEHGVYLRERYLELRYSGHTPAFKSFLLRFYQQLSAASYEMADLITPGSHFNERWEVIQGAQADRIRAVYNGVNPDFFPPAVTEPSDPTISWVGRVDPLKDLETLIRAFGEVHTHMPNAKLRMFGSTPRGNEGYARHCQNLIDQFGLSAQATFEGRVEDVVDAYHAGHLVALTSISEGFPYTLIEAMAVGRATVSTDVGGVTEAVGDTGLVVPSRDPGAVAQASLRLLGDARLRTDLGRAARNRVLSEFTLDSFLSVYRRIYPLVAQAGTSLVGHAGVRGALLDGTPGQPLVGALG from the coding sequence ATGCGCATTGCACTGCTGTGTGAAGGCACGTATCCCCACATGCAAGGTGGGGTCAGCGTGTGGTGTGAACAGTTGATCGCCGGATTGCCGGAGCACGCCTTCGACGTCTACGCCATTACCGGTATGCCGATGGATGCACGTGCCCTGAACCTTCCCGCGAACGTCACGTCGGTCGTCAACGTGCCCCTCTGGGCCGACCAGCCGGCGGCGCCCCGGGGATGGGTACGTTCCACCGACCTGCACGAGGGCTACGGACAGCTGCTGTACAGCCTGTTCATGGCCTCGAACCGGCCCGGGATGTTTCTTAGCGCCCTGCGGCGCCTGTTCGAGTACGCCCAGCGCGGCTCGCTGTCACGTGGCCTGGACACCGGGAAGAAAGCGGCCCAGCTGTTCGAGATGTGGCGGGTCTCGGCCGGTGACCGAACCACAGACGCCAAACGCGCCGACGGTCTGCTCCTGAAACCCACGCTGGCGGACGCACTCCAGGCGCACGTCTGGCTGGAACACTTCCTGAGGCCGCTGTCGTGTCGCCCGCCCGTCGCGTCGGTCTGCCACGCCACGTCCGGCGGTCTGAGTCCGCTCGTGGCGTTCGCCAGCAAGTGGCGGCACGGCACGCCCTTCGTCCTGACTGAACACGGGGTGTACCTGCGCGAACGCTACCTGGAGTTGCGGTACAGCGGGCACACACCGGCGTTCAAATCCTTCCTGCTGCGCTTCTACCAGCAACTCAGCGCGGCCTCGTACGAGATGGCCGACCTGATCACCCCCGGCTCGCACTTCAACGAGCGGTGGGAAGTCATCCAGGGCGCGCAGGCAGACCGCATCCGCGCGGTCTACAACGGCGTCAACCCGGACTTCTTCCCGCCGGCCGTGACCGAGCCGTCCGACCCGACCATCAGCTGGGTGGGGCGGGTCGATCCGCTGAAGGATCTCGAGACGTTGATCCGCGCCTTCGGCGAGGTGCACACGCACATGCCGAACGCCAAACTCAGGATGTTCGGCAGCACGCCCCGGGGCAACGAGGGCTACGCCCGCCACTGCCAGAACCTCATCGACCAGTTCGGCCTGAGCGCCCAGGCGACCTTCGAGGGCCGGGTCGAGGACGTCGTGGACGCCTACCACGCCGGGCACCTGGTGGCCCTGACGAGCATTTCCGAAGGCTTTCCCTACACCCTCATCGAGGCCATGGCCGTCGGCCGCGCCACGGTGTCCACGGACGTCGGTGGCGTGACCGAGGCGGTGGGCGATACCGGCCTGGTCGTGCCCTCCCGCGATCCCGGCGCCGTCGCGCAGGCCAGTCTGCGGCTCCTGGGTGACGCTCGCCTGCGCACGGATCTCGGACGGGCGGCGCGCAACCGGGTGCTGAGCGAATTCACCCTCGACAGTTTCCTGAGCGTGTACCGCCGCATCTACCCGCTGGTGGCGCAGGCGGGCACCTCCTTGGTCGGTCACGCTGGTGTGCGCGGTGCCCTGCTGGACGGCACGCCAGGCCAACCCCTGGTCGGAGCCCTGGGATGA
- a CDS encoding sugar ABC transporter ATP-binding protein: protein MTEHAPAGVAVRFEGISKTFGEIEVLHDVTFGVAGGTIHALLGENGAGKSTLMKVLGGYHAPTHGTVVLDGEPMAFRSSRDAEAQGVVLIHQEFNLAEDLTVAQNIYLGHELGGALLDDAAMRRGALDVLGRLEVSLDPDTRVRHLAVPMKQLVEIARALSRRARVLIMDEPTAALTPHETDTLFALMRRLRDTGVTILYISHKLDEVKLVTDRVTVLRDGQVVSTSDTADLSTAQMANAMVGRDLEDMYPARQPPGAEELLRVEGLDVPGWAQDMSFTLRRGEILGFAGLVGAGRTESIEGLLGLRPHRVRNVLVRGRSVHLRSPADAARAGVVYLSEDRKGKGLHVDFQLRPNLTLMTLEHYARPLLDTRAEEGALRRAAQTFGIRTGRLDVPASSLSGGNQQKLALAKILEVQPEVVILDEPTRGVDVGAKQEIYALVGNLARQGKGVVVISSELPELLGLCHRLLVMHEGHVVGDLDTGGLSEQDVIQYATGLRGRETRVSA, encoded by the coding sequence ATGACTGAGCACGCGCCCGCCGGAGTGGCTGTCCGCTTCGAGGGTATCTCCAAGACCTTCGGGGAAATCGAGGTGCTTCACGACGTGACCTTCGGCGTGGCTGGCGGCACCATTCACGCGCTGCTGGGCGAGAATGGTGCCGGGAAGAGCACCCTGATGAAAGTGCTGGGCGGCTACCATGCTCCCACGCACGGCACTGTTGTGCTCGACGGCGAGCCGATGGCCTTTCGCAGCAGCCGCGACGCTGAGGCGCAGGGCGTCGTCCTGATCCACCAGGAATTCAATCTCGCGGAAGACCTCACGGTCGCTCAGAACATCTACCTGGGCCACGAGCTGGGAGGCGCGCTGCTGGACGACGCGGCCATGCGGCGGGGCGCACTGGACGTGCTCGGGCGACTGGAAGTCAGCCTCGATCCGGACACGCGGGTGCGGCACCTGGCGGTGCCCATGAAACAGCTCGTCGAGATCGCGCGGGCGCTCTCCCGCCGGGCACGGGTGCTGATCATGGACGAGCCCACGGCCGCGCTGACCCCCCACGAGACGGACACGCTGTTTGCCCTGATGCGCAGACTGCGTGACACCGGGGTCACGATCCTCTATATCAGCCACAAGCTCGACGAGGTGAAGCTGGTGACCGACCGGGTCACGGTGCTGCGCGACGGTCAGGTGGTCAGCACCAGCGACACCGCCGACCTGAGCACCGCGCAGATGGCCAACGCCATGGTGGGCCGGGATCTGGAGGACATGTACCCGGCCCGGCAGCCGCCCGGCGCCGAGGAGCTGCTGCGCGTGGAGGGGCTCGACGTCCCCGGCTGGGCCCAGGACATGTCATTCACGCTGCGGCGGGGCGAGATCCTGGGGTTCGCCGGCCTGGTCGGGGCCGGGCGGACCGAGAGCATCGAGGGCCTCCTGGGCCTGCGACCGCACCGGGTGCGGAACGTCCTGGTGCGGGGCCGCTCGGTGCATCTGCGCTCCCCGGCAGACGCGGCGCGGGCGGGGGTGGTGTACCTGAGTGAGGATCGCAAGGGCAAGGGCCTGCACGTAGACTTCCAGCTGCGGCCAAACCTGACCCTGATGACCCTCGAGCACTACGCCAGACCCCTGCTGGACACGCGCGCCGAGGAGGGCGCACTGCGCCGCGCCGCGCAGACCTTCGGCATCCGCACCGGGCGGCTGGACGTACCAGCAAGCAGCCTGTCGGGCGGCAACCAGCAGAAGCTGGCGCTGGCCAAGATCCTGGAGGTGCAGCCGGAGGTGGTCATCCTGGACGAACCGACGCGGGGCGTGGACGTGGGCGCCAAGCAGGAGATCTACGCGCTGGTGGGCAACCTGGCCCGGCAGGGCAAGGGCGTGGTCGTGATCAGTTCCGAGCTGCCCGAACTGCTGGGCCTGTGCCACCGCCTGCTGGTCATGCACGAGGGCCATGTGGTTGGCGACCTGGACACGGGCGGCCTGAGCGAGCAGGACGTCATCCAGTACGCGACGGGGCTGCGCGGCCGGGAGACCCGTGTCTCAGCCTGA
- a CDS encoding ABC transporter permease has product MSQPDPRAVPSGPAPAAAPARAVLTRVASLGPLLGLLALMVVATLLNHDFLTVANLSNVLTRAAFSGIIAVGMTFVIISGGIDLSVGSMAALIAGSMILIMNALSTTLGPGVLTIALGMLAALAIGALAGLFHGTVITRGRIEPFIVTLGTLGIYRAVLTYLAQGGAISLDQGVGDRYGPVYYGSVLGIPIPILVFTAVALLGGLILNRTRYGRYVQAIGSSEQVARYAAIDVTGIKILTYVLLGVCVGLATILYVPRLGSATPSTGLLWELEAIAAVIIGGTALKGGSGRIWGTVVGAILLVTIENVLNLTNIISVYLNAAVTGFVIIGVAFFQRGRR; this is encoded by the coding sequence GTGTCTCAGCCTGACCCGCGCGCCGTGCCGTCGGGGCCGGCCCCGGCCGCCGCGCCGGCACGCGCCGTCCTGACCCGCGTCGCGTCGCTCGGGCCGCTGCTGGGCCTGCTGGCGCTGATGGTCGTGGCCACCCTGCTCAACCACGATTTCCTGACGGTGGCGAACCTCTCGAACGTGCTGACGCGCGCGGCCTTCAGCGGGATCATCGCGGTCGGCATGACCTTCGTGATCATCTCCGGCGGCATCGACCTGTCGGTGGGCTCGATGGCGGCCCTGATCGCGGGCTCGATGATCCTGATCATGAACGCCCTGAGCACCACCCTGGGTCCAGGCGTACTCACCATCGCGCTGGGGATGCTCGCCGCGCTCGCCATCGGAGCGCTCGCCGGCCTGTTCCATGGCACGGTGATCACGCGCGGGCGGATCGAGCCCTTCATCGTCACCCTCGGCACGCTGGGTATCTACCGCGCGGTGCTCACGTACCTCGCGCAGGGCGGCGCGATCTCGCTCGACCAGGGCGTGGGCGACCGCTACGGCCCGGTGTACTACGGCTCCGTCCTGGGCATCCCCATTCCGATCCTGGTGTTCACGGCGGTGGCGCTGCTGGGCGGGCTGATCCTGAACCGCACGCGCTACGGGCGGTACGTGCAGGCCATCGGCAGCAGTGAACAGGTCGCGCGCTACGCGGCCATCGACGTCACCGGCATCAAGATCCTGACCTATGTGCTGCTGGGCGTGTGTGTGGGCCTCGCCACCATCCTGTACGTGCCCCGCCTGGGCAGCGCCACACCGTCCACCGGTCTGCTGTGGGAGCTGGAAGCCATCGCGGCCGTCATCATCGGCGGCACCGCCCTGAAGGGGGGCTCCGGGCGCATCTGGGGCACGGTGGTGGGCGCTATCCTGCTGGTGACCATCGAGAACGTCCTGAACCTCACCAACATCATCTCCGTGTACCTGAACGCGGCCGTCACCGGCTTCGTCATCATCGGCGTCGCGTTCTTCCAGCGTGGCCGCCGCTGA
- a CDS encoding ABC transporter substrate-binding protein: protein MTHLTRLTALSLFLAASPALAQAKQIIGVSIPSADHGWTAGVVYHANQAKAMLEKMYPNVQIIVKTAKDSNEQANQIQDLLTVNKINALVILPQESAPLTRPVAALKAKGVFVTVVDRGLTDPKAQDAYVAGDNTAFGRVAGEYFVKQFGSGGANVVVLRGIPTVIDNQRVDAFKAAVAKSPSIKILDAKFGNWNRDDAFKVMQDYLTRFPKIDAVWASDDDMAVGVIKALEQAKRTDVKLVLGGAGMKEAIKKVMDGDKLMPVDVTYPPSMIADAIRLTVESRVKGTPMKATTLIPSVLVTPANAKDYYFPNSPF, encoded by the coding sequence ATGACACACCTGACCCGCCTGACCGCCCTGTCTTTGTTCCTCGCCGCTTCCCCTGCCCTCGCGCAGGCCAAACAGATCATCGGGGTGTCGATTCCCTCCGCAGACCACGGCTGGACGGCGGGCGTCGTGTACCACGCGAACCAGGCCAAGGCCATGCTGGAGAAGATGTACCCGAACGTGCAGATCATCGTGAAGACGGCCAAGGACAGCAACGAGCAGGCCAACCAGATCCAGGATCTGCTGACCGTGAACAAGATCAATGCCCTGGTAATCCTGCCGCAGGAGAGTGCTCCGCTGACCCGTCCGGTCGCGGCGCTGAAGGCCAAGGGCGTGTTCGTGACCGTGGTGGATCGCGGCCTGACCGACCCGAAGGCGCAGGACGCCTACGTGGCCGGCGACAACACGGCCTTCGGCCGGGTGGCGGGCGAGTACTTCGTGAAGCAGTTCGGCTCAGGAGGCGCGAACGTGGTCGTGCTGCGCGGCATCCCCACCGTGATCGACAACCAGCGGGTCGACGCCTTCAAGGCGGCCGTGGCGAAGAGCCCCAGCATCAAGATCCTGGACGCCAAATTCGGCAACTGGAACCGCGACGACGCCTTCAAGGTCATGCAGGACTACCTGACGCGCTTCCCGAAGATCGACGCCGTATGGGCCAGTGACGACGACATGGCGGTCGGAGTGATCAAGGCCCTGGAGCAGGCCAAGCGCACGGACGTGAAACTGGTGCTCGGCGGCGCCGGCATGAAGGAGGCCATCAAGAAGGTCATGGACGGCGACAAGCTGATGCCGGTGGACGTGACCTACCCGCCCAGCATGATCGCCGACGCGATCCGCCTGACCGTGGAAAGCCGCGTGAAGGGCACGCCGATGAAGGCCACCACCCTGATTCCGTCGGTACTGGTCACACCCGCGAACGCCAAGGACTACTACTTCCCGAACTCGCCGTTCTGA
- a CDS encoding glycosyltransferase family 2 protein, producing the protein MSDPARPTFSIVTPTHLRPDLLLRTLASVQAQSLPDWEVLVIDDGDGSGIRAAATLEDGRIRAVPNTGTGQVAARNTGLRLARGRLIHLLDDDDRWEDDHHLATMQDTLGHQKALAHRAGWLVEEDVTPTGWTERRRRPFNPPTTADSLRRDNTLLVSGVAYPAALHAELGLFDEQVGHYWDWDWWLRVTARYSLLEAPGLGVLMSWRGSNSSSDPAAPSRVRDLRRLCTKHDLGELPSKNHDTVWPG; encoded by the coding sequence ATGTCCGATCCTGCCCGTCCCACATTCAGCATCGTCACCCCCACCCACCTGCGGCCGGACCTGCTGCTGCGGACGCTGGCCAGCGTCCAGGCCCAGTCCCTGCCCGACTGGGAAGTGCTGGTGATCGACGACGGCGACGGCAGCGGGATCCGGGCCGCGGCCACCCTGGAGGATGGGCGCATCCGCGCCGTGCCCAACACTGGCACGGGGCAGGTCGCCGCCCGCAACACCGGCCTGCGGCTGGCGCGGGGCCGCCTGATTCACCTGCTCGACGACGATGACCGCTGGGAGGACGACCACCACCTCGCCACGATGCAGGACACGCTCGGCCACCAGAAAGCGCTGGCCCACCGCGCCGGCTGGCTGGTCGAGGAGGACGTCACACCGACCGGGTGGACGGAACGCCGGCGCCGACCGTTCAACCCGCCCACGACGGCCGACTCGCTGCGCCGGGACAATACCCTGCTGGTGTCCGGCGTGGCCTATCCGGCCGCGCTGCATGCCGAGCTGGGTCTGTTCGACGAGCAGGTGGGCCACTACTGGGACTGGGACTGGTGGCTGAGGGTCACGGCCCGGTATTCGCTCCTGGAGGCGCCGGGCCTGGGCGTCCTGATGAGCTGGCGGGGCAGCAACTCGTCAAGCGATCCGGCCGCGCCGTCACGGGTGCGCGATCTGCGCCGCCTGTGCACGAAGCACGACCTGGGCGAGCTTCCGTCGAAGAACCACGACACGGTCTGGCCGGGCTAG
- a CDS encoding glycosyltransferase, whose product MARILIASQPIAGHLLPLLPVAQELAGRGHELRWYTGRKYAARVEQCGAAFEPFTLARDFDDRDFGAAFPGRDALSGLRQVQFDVQHIFVGQIEAQLRDLQALWRAWPWDVTLAEQTLSAALLLEELGGPPCALLGVLPLGIRSRDTAPFGLGLPPTRGPLGRARNAALHALTQRLVFGAAERDLRAVCRTLGLPARPFGPPTPPSLMLQASVPEFEYSVSDRPPQLHFIGALTPPAPPDVALPDWWPDVVTSERPVVVVTQGTLATDPRDLILPALHALEEAPVLVVVAGVRNVAALGRVPDNARTAPFLPFDRLLPHASVYVTNGGYGGVQLALAHGLPILSAGTTEDKLEVGRRVQVAGVGVRLGTRTPTPAQIRNGVQRLLGEPHFRARAEILQAALHSHDAPCEAASLVEGLIQRRS is encoded by the coding sequence ATGGCCCGCATCCTGATCGCGTCACAGCCCATCGCGGGGCACCTGCTGCCGCTGCTGCCGGTCGCGCAGGAACTCGCCGGGCGAGGGCATGAGCTGCGCTGGTACACCGGGCGCAAGTACGCCGCCCGGGTGGAGCAGTGTGGGGCCGCCTTCGAGCCGTTCACGCTCGCGCGGGATTTCGATGACCGGGACTTCGGCGCGGCCTTTCCAGGCCGGGACGCGCTGAGCGGCCTGCGACAGGTGCAGTTCGACGTGCAGCACATCTTCGTCGGACAGATCGAGGCGCAGCTGCGCGATCTCCAGGCCCTGTGGCGGGCGTGGCCGTGGGACGTGACGCTGGCGGAGCAGACGCTCAGCGCCGCGCTGCTGCTGGAGGAACTGGGCGGGCCGCCCTGCGCGCTGCTGGGCGTGCTGCCGCTCGGCATCCGCAGCCGCGACACCGCGCCCTTCGGGCTGGGCCTGCCACCCACGCGCGGGCCGCTGGGCCGGGCGCGCAACGCCGCGCTGCACGCGCTCACGCAGCGGCTGGTGTTCGGCGCGGCCGAACGCGACCTGCGCGCCGTATGCCGCACGCTGGGCCTGCCCGCGCGCCCCTTCGGCCCGCCCACCCCGCCCAGCCTGATGCTGCAGGCCAGCGTCCCGGAGTTCGAGTACTCCGTGAGCGACCGCCCCCCGCAGCTGCACTTCATCGGGGCATTGACACCACCAGCACCGCCGGATGTGGCGCTGCCGGACTGGTGGCCGGACGTGGTGACCAGCGAACGGCCCGTGGTGGTGGTCACGCAGGGCACCCTGGCCACCGATCCCCGCGACCTGATCCTCCCGGCCCTGCACGCCCTGGAGGAGGCGCCCGTGCTGGTCGTGGTGGCCGGCGTGCGCAACGTGGCCGCGCTGGGCCGGGTGCCGGACAACGCCCGCACCGCACCATTCCTGCCCTTTGACCGGTTGCTGCCCCACGCCAGCGTGTACGTCACGAATGGCGGGTACGGTGGCGTGCAACTGGCCCTCGCCCATGGTCTACCCATCCTGTCGGCAGGCACCACCGAGGACAAGCTGGAGGTCGGCCGCCGCGTGCAGGTCGCGGGCGTGGGCGTGCGCCTGGGTACCCGCACGCCCACGCCCGCGCAGATCAGGAATGGCGTGCAGCGGCTGCTGGGCGAACCCCACTTCCGCGCGCGGGCCGAAATCCTCCAGGCGGCGCTGCACAGCCACGACGCCCCATGCGAAGCGGCGTCCCTGGTCGAGGGCCTGATTCAGCGGCGCAGCTGA